One genomic segment of Hevea brasiliensis isolate MT/VB/25A 57/8 chromosome 3, ASM3005281v1, whole genome shotgun sequence includes these proteins:
- the LOC110670570 gene encoding transcription factor bHLH48 isoform X1 codes for MELPTGPGHRSSPMRPQSEDTVFDSLQFGEDIQHLISVPPENASSFTALLELPPNQAVELLHSPDSTLRTRTVIETHHQKPYLQPQFNAANLAFPTNSGLIERAARLSVFAGENLNNISNNSLETSSGPSNSSANLEKVVKSEPAEAESDLNPSQPLVSDPTTVEIGAQNQRPVKRKEREKKGKSSTKKSKSSGNDNSEDAEKLPYVHVRARRGQATDSHSLAERARREKINARMKLLQELVPGCNKISGTALVLDEIINHVQSLQRQVEFLSMRLAAVNPRIDFNLDSTLAAEGGSLMDSNFPSMVMPLTWPEVQVNGNRQNYQQQWHFDAVNQPVWGREEDSYNFITPENSLLSYDSSANSASLHSNQLKMEL; via the exons ATGGAGCTACCCACTGGACCTGGACATAGATCCAGTCCCATGAGACCTCAATCTGAGGATACTGTGTTTGATTCTCTCCAATTTGGCGAAGATATCCAGCACTTAATCTCCGTGCCGCCGGAAAATGCCAGCTCCTTCACTGCCCTTCTCGAGTTGCCGCCTAATCAGGCCGTGGAGCTTCTACACTCGCCTGATTCGACTCTCAGAACCCGAACCGTTATCGAGACCCACCATCAAAAACCGTATCTACAGCCCCAGTTCAATGCTGCGAATTTGGCGTTTCCTACTAACAGTGGTTTGATAGAGCGAGCCGCAAGATTGTCGGTGTTCGCTGGTGAGAATTTGAACAATATTAGCAATAATTCGCTGGAGACGAGCTCAGGACCGTCGAATTCCAGTGCGAATCTCGAGAAAGTCGTTAAGAGTGAACCCGCAGAGGCCGAATCTGACCTGAATCCATCGCAGCCGTTGGTTTCCGATCCGACGACTGTTGAGATCGGAGCACAGAATCAGAGGCCGGTGAAGAGGAAGGAGCGAGAGAAGAAG GGTAAAAGCTCGACAAAGAAGAGTAAAAGTTCCGGGAATGATAACTCTGAAGATGCTGAGAAGCTTCCTTATGTTCACGTTCGCGCTCGTCGTGGTCAAGCCACAGACAGCCATAGCTTAGCAGAGAGA GCGAGGAGAGAGAAGATCAATGCAAGGATGAAGCTACTTCAAGAGCTGGTCCCAGGCTGCAACAAG ATTTCTGGAACAGCATTGGTACTGGATGAGATCATCAATCATGTACAGTCACTACAACGCCAAGTGGAG TTCTTATCAATGAGACTTGCAGCAGTGAACCCGAGAATTGATTTCAATCTTGACAGTACATTAGCTGCAGAA GGTGGATCTTTAATGGACAGTAATTTCCCCAGCATGGTTATGCCTCTGACGTGGCCAGAAGTCCAAGTTAATGGGAACAGACAAAATTATCAACAACAATGGCATTTTGATGCAGTTAACCAACCGGTTTGGGGAAGAGAAGAAGACAGCTATAACTTCATTACTCCAGAGAACTCCCTTTTGAGTTATGACTCCTCAGCCAATTCAG CGTCTCTGCACTCGAATCAATTGAAAATGGAGCTGTGA
- the LOC110670552 gene encoding putative pentatricopeptide repeat-containing protein At3g13770, mitochondrial, protein MSSPTSLSQNQIDYIVCQGMYSMKCLRGMWFLGLMISVHFTFAAVLLVSCTGILEEKKKKRTSRTGASGFELGRQIHSLIVKHNYESHIFVGSSFLDMYAKAGKILDARGVFESLPERDVVSCTSIISGCAQLGLDEEALELFRRLQREGMSSNHVTYASLLTAFSGLAALNHGKQVRNHFARCEMPFYVVLQNSLIDMSSKCENLIYSRRIFDTKPKRTVISWNAMLVGFSSGRSQGWVKGSIGHF, encoded by the exons ATGTCATCTCCCACCTCTTTATCTCAGAACCAGATTGATTATATTGTATGCCAAGGCATGTATTCGATGAAATGCCTGAGAGGAATGTGGTTTCTTGGGCTGatgatttcag TTCACTTCACTTTTGCTGCAGTACTACTAGTTTCTTGCACAGGTATTctcgaggaaaaaaaaaaaaaaagaacttctCGTACAGGTGCTTCTGGGTTTGAGCTAGGAAGGCAAATTCACTCTCTCATAGTCAAGCACAATTATGAATCCCATATATTTGTTGGAAGCTCATTTCTTGACATGTATGCAAAAGCTGGCAAAATCCTTGACGCTCGAGGGGTTTTTGAGAGCTTGCCAGAAAGGGATGTTGTTTCTTGTACTTCAATAATTTCAGGCTGTGCCCAACTAGGTCTTGATGAAGAGGCATTAGAACTATTCAGGAGGTTGCAAAGAGAAGGAATGAGCTCAAATCATGTTACTTATGCTAGTTTGTTGACTGCATTTTCCGGGCTTGCTGCACTAAATCATGGCAAACAAGTTCGCAACCATTTTGCTAGATGTGAAATGCCCTTTTATGTAGTTCTTCAGAATTCTCTGATTGACATGTCCTCAAAATGTGAAAACCTTATTTACTCGAGAAGGATCTTTGATACTAAGCCTAAGCGAACTGTTATCTCATGGAATGCAATGCTTGTGGGGTTTAGTTCGGGACGGAGTCAGGGGTGGGTTAAGGGGAGCATTGGGCATTTTTAA
- the LOC110670539 gene encoding uncharacterized protein LOC110670539, whose translation MPSPQPFTTASSMLRQRLASSLRTRGGAAAGPSRWTSPGHEERPKGYLFNRTPTPPGQSRKWEDWELPCYITSFLTIVILGVGLNAKPDLSIETWAHQKALERLEMEKLGTSGSGESE comes from the coding sequence ATGCCCTCTCCACAACCCTTCACGACGGCGTCATCGATGCTCCGCCAGCGCCTAGCATCCTCCCTCCGTACACGCGGAGGTGCCGCGGCAGGTCCCAGCCGGTGGACATCTCCAGGCCACGAGGAGAGGCCCAAGGGTTACCTATTCAACCGGACCCCGACTCCACCAGGGCAGTCCCGTAAGTGGGAGGACTGGGAGCTCCCCTGCTACATCACCAGCTTCCTAACCATTGTGATTCTCGGTGTTGGGTTGAACGCCAAGCCCGATCTGTCCATCGAGACCTGGGCGCACCAGAAAGCCCTCGAACGCCTCGAGATGGAGAAACTTGGCACCTCTGGTTCTGGGGAATCGGAGTAG
- the LOC110670570 gene encoding transcription factor bHLH60 isoform X2, with the protein MELPTGPGHRSSPMRPQSEDTVFDSLQFGEDIQHLISVPPENASSFTALLELPPNQAVELLHSPDSTLRTRTVIETHHQKPYLQPQFNAANLAFPTNSGLIERAARLSVFAGENLNNISNNSLETSSGPSNSSANLEKVVKSEPAEAESDLNPSQPLVSDPTTVEIGAQNQRPVKRKEREKKGKSSTKKSKSSGNDNSEDAEKLPYVHVRARRGQATDSHSLAERARREKINARMKLLQELVPGCNKVEHVQYNRIVAEYVVSNY; encoded by the exons ATGGAGCTACCCACTGGACCTGGACATAGATCCAGTCCCATGAGACCTCAATCTGAGGATACTGTGTTTGATTCTCTCCAATTTGGCGAAGATATCCAGCACTTAATCTCCGTGCCGCCGGAAAATGCCAGCTCCTTCACTGCCCTTCTCGAGTTGCCGCCTAATCAGGCCGTGGAGCTTCTACACTCGCCTGATTCGACTCTCAGAACCCGAACCGTTATCGAGACCCACCATCAAAAACCGTATCTACAGCCCCAGTTCAATGCTGCGAATTTGGCGTTTCCTACTAACAGTGGTTTGATAGAGCGAGCCGCAAGATTGTCGGTGTTCGCTGGTGAGAATTTGAACAATATTAGCAATAATTCGCTGGAGACGAGCTCAGGACCGTCGAATTCCAGTGCGAATCTCGAGAAAGTCGTTAAGAGTGAACCCGCAGAGGCCGAATCTGACCTGAATCCATCGCAGCCGTTGGTTTCCGATCCGACGACTGTTGAGATCGGAGCACAGAATCAGAGGCCGGTGAAGAGGAAGGAGCGAGAGAAGAAG GGTAAAAGCTCGACAAAGAAGAGTAAAAGTTCCGGGAATGATAACTCTGAAGATGCTGAGAAGCTTCCTTATGTTCACGTTCGCGCTCGTCGTGGTCAAGCCACAGACAGCCATAGCTTAGCAGAGAGA GCGAGGAGAGAGAAGATCAATGCAAGGATGAAGCTACTTCAAGAGCTGGTCCCAGGCTGCAACAAG GTTGAGCATGTGCAATACAACAGGATAGTAGCTGAATATGTGGTTTCAAATTATTAG